The following are encoded in a window of Diorhabda sublineata isolate icDioSubl1.1 chromosome 3, icDioSubl1.1, whole genome shotgun sequence genomic DNA:
- the LOC130441240 gene encoding juvenile hormone acid O-methyltransferase-like isoform X1: MLEPELWGKSTNFLANLHKQHMSHLEKLITWKDNESIFEFGIGDGTNTKQTLLPILPQDYKEFIGSDISHEMIEFVQSNMSDTRSKFIKLDICSKNIPNELLNRFDHIFSFCVMHWLQNTEQALKNLYEMLKPGGQMILTYVHETSADEVYDLLSHHPRWSEYNHKCFTSPYYKQKNICQVYKALFSKAGFVEKYFEVDSKRSYKFEDKKMFEEFCLSVNPVLKKIPKEDYEDYKAEYIKMMTNNKYNFTTVCSETEDICYNTSFELNLVVLEKV, from the exons ATGCTAGAGCCAGAATTGTGGGGTAAATCAACAAACTTTCTAGCGAATCTTCACAAGCAGCACATGTCTCATTTGGAAAAACTGATAACATGGAAGGATAACGAATCGATTTTCGAATTTGGAATTGGTGATGGTACCAATACTAAACAAACATTATTACCAATTTTGCCGCAAGACTATAAAGAATTCATTGGAAGTGATATAAGTCATGAGATGATTGAATTTGTACAGAGCAATATGTCAGATACAAGAAGTAAATTCATCAAACTGGACATATGTTCTAAGAACATACCGAATGAGTTATTAAATAGATTCGatcatattttcagtttttgtgtGATGCATTGGTTGCAAAACACAGA GCAAGCTCTAAAAAATCTGTACGAAATGTTAAAACCAGGTGGTCAAATGATTCTAACATACGTACATGAAACATCAGCGGATGAAGTATATGATTTATTGTCTCATCACCCCAGATGGAGTGAATATAATCATAAATGTTTCACTTCACCTTactacaaacaaaaaaacatatgcCAAGTATATAAAGCTTTGTTTTCCAAAGCTGGTTTTGTGGAAAAGTATTTCGAAGTTGATAGTAAGAGATCATATAAATTTGaggataaaaaaatgtttgaag AATTCTGCCTCAGTGTTAATCCAGTTCTGAAGAAAATTCCGAAAGAAGATTACGAAGATTACAAAGCTGAATACATAAAGATGATGacgaataataaatataatttcacgACTGTATGTTCAGAGACAGAAGATATTTGTTACAACACTTCCTTTGAGTTAAATTTGGTTGTACTGGAGAAAGTTTga
- the LOC130441240 gene encoding juvenile hormone acid O-methyltransferase-like isoform X2, which yields MSHLEKLITWKDNESIFEFGIGDGTNTKQTLLPILPQDYKEFIGSDISHEMIEFVQSNMSDTRSKFIKLDICSKNIPNELLNRFDHIFSFCVMHWLQNTEQALKNLYEMLKPGGQMILTYVHETSADEVYDLLSHHPRWSEYNHKCFTSPYYKQKNICQVYKALFSKAGFVEKYFEVDSKRSYKFEDKKMFEEFCLSVNPVLKKIPKEDYEDYKAEYIKMMTNNKYNFTTVCSETEDICYNTSFELNLVVLEKV from the exons ATGTCTCATTTGGAAAAACTGATAACATGGAAGGATAACGAATCGATTTTCGAATTTGGAATTGGTGATGGTACCAATACTAAACAAACATTATTACCAATTTTGCCGCAAGACTATAAAGAATTCATTGGAAGTGATATAAGTCATGAGATGATTGAATTTGTACAGAGCAATATGTCAGATACAAGAAGTAAATTCATCAAACTGGACATATGTTCTAAGAACATACCGAATGAGTTATTAAATAGATTCGatcatattttcagtttttgtgtGATGCATTGGTTGCAAAACACAGA GCAAGCTCTAAAAAATCTGTACGAAATGTTAAAACCAGGTGGTCAAATGATTCTAACATACGTACATGAAACATCAGCGGATGAAGTATATGATTTATTGTCTCATCACCCCAGATGGAGTGAATATAATCATAAATGTTTCACTTCACCTTactacaaacaaaaaaacatatgcCAAGTATATAAAGCTTTGTTTTCCAAAGCTGGTTTTGTGGAAAAGTATTTCGAAGTTGATAGTAAGAGATCATATAAATTTGaggataaaaaaatgtttgaag AATTCTGCCTCAGTGTTAATCCAGTTCTGAAGAAAATTCCGAAAGAAGATTACGAAGATTACAAAGCTGAATACATAAAGATGATGacgaataataaatataatttcacgACTGTATGTTCAGAGACAGAAGATATTTGTTACAACACTTCCTTTGAGTTAAATTTGGTTGTACTGGAGAAAGTTTga